One stretch of Prochlorococcus marinus XMU1402 DNA includes these proteins:
- the rplB gene encoding 50S ribosomal protein L2, which yields MAIRKFKPYTPGTRQRVVTDFSEITSSKPERSLIVSKHRLKGRNNRGVITCRHRGGGHKRQYRLVDFRRDKRNINAKVAAIHYDPHRNARLALLFYEDGEKRYIIAPAGVKVGQNVISGESVPIEDGNAMPLSVMPLGSSVHCVELYAGRGAQMVRSAGASAQVMAKEGDYVALKLPSTEVRLVRKECYATLGEVGNSEIRNTSLGKAGRRRWLGRRPQVRGSVMNPCDHPHGGGEGKAPIGRAGPVTPWGKPALGLKTRKKNKPSNKLVVRRRRRVSKRSRGGRDS from the coding sequence ATGGCAATCCGTAAATTTAAACCTTATACACCTGGTACTAGGCAAAGAGTAGTTACTGACTTTAGTGAAATAACAAGTTCAAAACCCGAGAGATCACTAATAGTTTCAAAACATAGACTTAAAGGCAGGAATAATCGTGGAGTTATTACTTGTCGTCATCGTGGGGGTGGTCACAAAAGGCAATATAGATTAGTTGACTTTAGAAGAGATAAAAGAAACATTAACGCTAAAGTTGCAGCTATACACTACGATCCTCATAGAAACGCAAGATTGGCACTTTTATTCTACGAAGATGGGGAAAAAAGATATATTATCGCTCCAGCAGGAGTAAAAGTGGGACAAAATGTCATATCTGGAGAAAGTGTTCCAATTGAAGATGGTAATGCAATGCCACTTTCTGTCATGCCATTAGGATCTAGTGTTCATTGTGTTGAGTTATATGCAGGTAGGGGTGCTCAGATGGTTAGATCCGCAGGAGCTAGTGCTCAAGTTATGGCAAAAGAGGGAGATTATGTTGCTTTAAAACTCCCATCTACTGAAGTAAGACTTGTAAGAAAAGAATGCTATGCAACTCTTGGTGAAGTTGGTAATTCTGAAATAAGAAATACTAGCTTAGGTAAAGCAGGAAGAAGAAGATGGCTTGGAAGAAGGCCTCAAGTAAGAGGTAGTGTAATGAACCCATGTGATCATCCACATGGAGGAGGAGAGGGAAAAGCACCAATTGGTAGAGCAGGACCAGTTACTCCATGGGGTAAACCAGCTCTTGGATTAAAGACACGTAAAAAGAACAAACCAAGTAATAAATTAGTTGTTCGAAGACGCCGTCGCGTTTCTAAGAGGAGTAGAGGAGGAAGAGACTCTTGA
- the rpmJ gene encoding 50S ribosomal protein L36 yields the protein MKVRSSVKKISPDDQIVRRRGKIYVINKKRPRNKQRQG from the coding sequence ATGAAGGTCAGATCTTCAGTCAAAAAAATTAGTCCTGACGATCAGATCGTGAGGAGAAGAGGTAAAATCTATGTTATTAACAAGAAAAGACCTCGCAATAAACAGCGTCAGGGTTAA
- the rplP gene encoding 50S ribosomal protein L16, with amino-acid sequence MLSPKRTKFRKQHRGRMRGVASKGNTIAFGQFALQAQDCGWVTARQIEASRRAMTRYIKRGGQIWIRIFPDKPVTMRPAETRMGSGKGNPEFWVAVVKPGRILFEMGGEDITEEIAKEAMRLAQYKLPVKTKFISIDKNLDNSSQENTKKSKKSQEEVKQ; translated from the coding sequence ATGCTTAGTCCAAAACGTACTAAATTCCGTAAACAACATAGAGGCAGAATGAGGGGTGTAGCCTCAAAAGGTAATACTATCGCGTTCGGTCAATTTGCTCTACAAGCTCAAGACTGTGGCTGGGTAACTGCACGTCAGATTGAAGCAAGCAGAAGAGCTATGACCAGATATATCAAACGTGGTGGTCAAATCTGGATCAGAATATTTCCTGATAAACCTGTAACTATGAGACCTGCCGAAACCAGGATGGGTTCTGGTAAAGGTAATCCAGAGTTTTGGGTCGCAGTTGTAAAACCTGGAAGAATACTTTTTGAAATGGGTGGTGAGGATATCACTGAGGAAATTGCAAAGGAAGCTATGCGTCTGGCTCAATACAAACTTCCTGTAAAAACTAAATTTATCTCCATTGATAAAAATCTAGATAATTCCTCCCAAGAAAATACGAAAAAGAGTAAAAAATCTCAAGAGGAGGTTAAACAATGA
- the rplE gene encoding 50S ribosomal protein L5, whose product MTLKNRYKESIRPKLLKDLGLKNIHQVPKVVKVNVNRGLGEAASNSKALEASLNEMATITGQKALVTRAKKAIAGFKIREGMPIGCTVTLRGDRMYSFLERFINLALPRIRDFRGVNPKSFDGRGNYTLGVKEQLIFPEISFDKIDSIRGMDITIVTSAKSDQEGKALLQELGMPFSKN is encoded by the coding sequence ATGACTCTAAAAAATCGCTACAAAGAATCAATTAGACCAAAACTTTTAAAGGACCTTGGTCTTAAAAATATTCATCAAGTACCTAAAGTTGTCAAAGTCAACGTTAACAGAGGTCTTGGTGAGGCAGCTTCAAATTCTAAAGCTTTAGAAGCTTCTTTAAACGAAATGGCAACAATTACTGGACAAAAGGCCCTCGTAACTAGGGCTAAAAAAGCTATCGCGGGTTTTAAAATTCGTGAGGGGATGCCTATTGGTTGTACTGTAACTTTGAGAGGAGACAGAATGTATTCCTTTTTGGAGAGATTTATAAATCTAGCTTTACCAAGAATAAGAGACTTTAGAGGAGTTAATCCAAAAAGTTTTGATGGGAGAGGGAATTACACCCTTGGAGTGAAGGAGCAATTGATTTTTCCTGAAATCTCTTTTGATAAAATAGATTCAATAAGAGGTATGGATATAACTATTGTCACTAGTGCAAAATCAGATCAAGAAGGTAAAGCTCTTTTGCAGGAGTTAGGAATGCCTTTTAGTAAGAATTAA
- the rpsK gene encoding 30S ribosomal protein S11, producing MAATVKKTGSKKSKRNVPNGVVHIQSTFNNTIVSISDTSGHVISWSSAGASGFKGARKGTPFAAQTAAEAAARRALDQGMRQIEVLVRGPGAGRETAIRALQVAGLEITLIRDVTPLPHNGCRRPKRRRV from the coding sequence ATGGCAGCCACAGTAAAAAAAACAGGTTCAAAGAAATCTAAACGAAATGTACCAAATGGTGTGGTACATATCCAAAGCACATTTAATAATACTATTGTTTCAATTTCTGACACCTCTGGTCATGTAATTTCTTGGTCTTCCGCAGGCGCAAGTGGATTTAAAGGCGCTAGGAAAGGTACGCCATTTGCAGCTCAAACAGCTGCTGAAGCTGCAGCCAGAAGAGCACTTGATCAAGGGATGAGACAAATAGAAGTACTTGTTAGAGGGCCTGGCGCAGGTAGGGAAACCGCCATAAGAGCTTTACAAGTTGCCGGATTAGAAATAACTCTAATAAGAGATGTAACTCCATTACCTCATAATGGATGTAGAAGACCTAAACGGAGACGCGTTTAG
- the rplF gene encoding 50S ribosomal protein L6: MSRIGKTPVLIPEKVTVDFDGLTVTVKGPKGELKRLMPEGVSFDKKDNTIIVSPTTTKIHSRQRHGLCRALIANMVEGVTQGFSKKLEIVGVGSRAQVKGKNLVVSAGYSHPVEMTPPDGITYKVESNTNVTVSGIDKEIVGNEAAKIRSIRPPEPYKGKGIKYHDERILRKAGKSGKK; encoded by the coding sequence ATGTCTAGAATCGGAAAAACACCAGTACTTATTCCAGAGAAAGTTACAGTTGATTTTGATGGATTAACAGTTACAGTAAAAGGCCCAAAAGGGGAGTTAAAACGTCTCATGCCTGAGGGAGTTAGTTTTGATAAGAAAGATAATACTATTATCGTAAGTCCTACTACAACTAAAATACATTCAAGGCAGAGACATGGTTTATGTAGAGCCTTAATTGCAAATATGGTTGAAGGGGTTACTCAAGGTTTTTCGAAGAAACTAGAAATTGTTGGCGTTGGATCAAGAGCACAAGTAAAAGGTAAAAATCTAGTTGTCAGTGCAGGATATAGTCATCCTGTAGAAATGACCCCCCCTGATGGTATAACATACAAAGTTGAGAGTAATACAAACGTTACCGTATCTGGAATTGATAAGGAAATTGTTGGCAATGAAGCAGCAAAAATCAGATCAATTAGACCTCCAGAGCCGTATAAAGGTAAAGGAATTAAATACCATGATGAGAGAATTCTCAGAAAAGCTGGTAAATCTGGCAAAAAATAA
- the rplR gene encoding 50S ribosomal protein L18 codes for MTKLSRKSQTQKRHRRLRRFLIGDATRPRLSVFRSNNHIYAQVIDDSAQTTICSASTLDKELREKSEKLPSDCNSSSVVGKLLANRAIKKGIKQVIFDRGGNLYHGRVKALADAAREAGLEF; via the coding sequence ATGACCAAACTTTCAAGGAAATCACAAACCCAAAAAAGACATAGAAGATTAAGAAGATTCTTAATTGGAGATGCAACGCGTCCAAGATTGTCTGTTTTTCGCTCTAATAACCATATTTATGCTCAGGTTATAGATGATAGCGCTCAAACAACTATTTGCTCAGCTTCAACTCTTGATAAGGAACTCAGAGAAAAATCTGAGAAATTACCTTCTGATTGTAATTCTTCTTCCGTTGTTGGAAAATTATTAGCAAATAGAGCTATAAAAAAAGGTATAAAGCAAGTAATTTTTGACCGTGGAGGTAATTTATATCACGGTAGAGTTAAGGCACTTGCTGACGCTGCTCGCGAAGCTGGCTTAGAATTCTAA
- the rplO gene encoding 50S ribosomal protein L15 has translation MTSTLNTLKSNSGSRKKKLRKGRGIAAGQGASCGFGMRGQKSRSGRPTRPGFEGGQMPLYRRVPKLKHFEIINQKKFSIINLNKLNDFKDNDTVNLDSLVKKGLIFKPKFPLKILGNGEVNVKLTVQAHAFTKVAKQKIENAGGSCELINK, from the coding sequence ATGACTTCAACATTAAATACACTTAAATCAAACTCAGGCTCTAGAAAGAAAAAATTAAGAAAGGGTAGAGGTATTGCTGCAGGTCAGGGTGCTTCATGTGGTTTCGGAATGAGAGGACAAAAGTCACGATCTGGAAGACCCACACGTCCAGGTTTTGAAGGAGGCCAAATGCCTCTTTACAGGAGAGTTCCTAAATTAAAGCATTTTGAAATCATCAATCAAAAGAAATTTTCGATAATAAATTTAAATAAATTAAATGATTTCAAAGATAACGATACTGTTAACTTGGACTCACTAGTGAAGAAAGGATTAATCTTCAAGCCAAAATTCCCTTTAAAAATTCTCGGTAATGGAGAAGTTAATGTCAAGTTAACAGTCCAAGCTCATGCATTTACAAAAGTTGCTAAACAAAAAATTGAAAATGCAGGCGGATCTTGCGAGTTAATAAATAAATAA
- the rplN gene encoding 50S ribosomal protein L14, with amino-acid sequence MIQQETYLTVADNSGAKRLQCIRVLGSNRRYAHVGDVIVATVKDALPNMGVKKSEVVKAVIVRTKATLRRNTGNSIRFDDNAAVLINEDRNPKGTRVFGPVARELRDKNYTKIVSLAPEVI; translated from the coding sequence ATGATTCAACAAGAAACTTATTTAACAGTTGCTGATAATAGCGGAGCAAAAAGACTCCAATGTATTAGGGTTTTAGGTTCTAATAGAAGGTATGCTCATGTTGGAGATGTAATCGTAGCAACTGTAAAAGATGCTCTTCCTAACATGGGAGTTAAGAAATCTGAAGTTGTTAAAGCTGTTATCGTCAGAACTAAAGCAACATTAAGAAGAAATACTGGTAATTCAATCAGATTTGATGACAATGCGGCAGTATTGATTAATGAAGATCGGAATCCAAAAGGTACGAGAGTCTTTGGTCCTGTAGCCAGAGAACTGCGGGATAAAAATTATACTAAGATTGTTTCTCTTGCTCCGGAGGTGATTTAA
- the rpsC gene encoding 30S ribosomal protein S3, with translation MGHKIHPSGLRLGITQEHRSKWFATSKTYPILLQEDFKIRTFIQKKYGAAGISDVLIARKADQLELELKTARPGVIVGRQGSGIEELRSGIQKTIGDRTRQVRINVVEVERVDADAFLLAEYIAQQLEKRVAFRRTIRMALQRAQRAGVLGLKIQVGGRLNGAEIARTEWTREGRVPLHTLRAEIDYATREANTTYGVLGIKVWVFKGEVLPKEEQTIPVGASPKRKASRRPQQFEDRSNENS, from the coding sequence ATGGGACATAAAATACATCCTTCTGGACTAAGATTAGGAATTACACAAGAGCATCGCTCTAAGTGGTTTGCTACTTCTAAAACATATCCAATTCTTCTTCAAGAAGATTTTAAAATTCGTACCTTCATACAAAAAAAATACGGAGCAGCAGGAATTAGCGATGTTTTAATAGCTAGAAAAGCTGACCAACTGGAACTCGAATTAAAAACAGCAAGACCAGGAGTTATAGTTGGAAGACAAGGAAGTGGGATTGAAGAATTAAGATCTGGCATTCAAAAAACTATAGGGGATAGAACAAGGCAAGTTAGAATTAACGTTGTAGAAGTTGAACGCGTAGATGCTGATGCTTTTTTACTAGCTGAATATATTGCGCAACAACTTGAAAAAAGAGTCGCCTTTCGAAGAACTATAAGGATGGCCTTACAAAGGGCTCAAAGGGCTGGAGTCTTAGGTCTTAAAATTCAAGTAGGGGGAAGGTTGAATGGAGCTGAAATAGCTAGAACTGAATGGACTAGAGAGGGTAGAGTTCCATTACATACATTAAGAGCTGAAATTGACTATGCAACACGTGAAGCTAATACAACTTACGGTGTTCTAGGCATTAAAGTTTGGGTTTTCAAAGGTGAAGTTCTTCCTAAAGAAGAACAAACTATCCCTGTTGGTGCTAGCCCTAAGAGGAAAGCTAGTAGAAGACCTCAGCAATTTGAGGATCGTTCAAATGAGAATTCATAG
- the rpsM gene encoding 30S ribosomal protein S13, protein MARIAGIDIPREKRVEIALTYVYGIGLTRSKLILANTGVNPDIRVKDLSDSDVQKIRGASEEFTLEGDLRRKEGMALKRLQDIGCVRGRRHRMSLPVRGQRTRTNARTRRGSRKTVAGRKK, encoded by the coding sequence GTGGCCAGGATTGCAGGAATTGACATACCTCGCGAAAAGCGAGTAGAAATTGCACTTACATACGTTTATGGAATTGGTTTAACAAGATCTAAGCTAATTCTTGCTAATACGGGTGTGAACCCAGATATTCGTGTCAAAGATCTCTCAGACTCTGATGTGCAAAAAATTAGAGGCGCCTCAGAGGAATTTACTTTAGAGGGAGATTTGAGAAGAAAAGAAGGAATGGCCCTAAAGCGTTTACAAGATATTGGCTGTGTGAGAGGAAGAAGACATAGAATGAGTCTTCCAGTAAGAGGACAGAGAACTAGGACGAATGCAAGAACAAGAAGGGGTTCAAGAAAAACAGTTGCTGGAAGGAAAAAATAA
- a CDS encoding adenylate kinase, which translates to MKKHLLFLGAPGAGKGTQAELLSKANSYLHLSTGELLRKEIEMDTNLGRQVKDIINSGELVSDELVLKIVKQNLNKDNKGWILDGYPRNLSQANSLNKVLIEINQPIEVVFYLDIPEEVLIKRLLLRGRKDDTEDTIRTRVNIYKETTEPLIQYFKDLSLLEYIDGDRDLKTISSDIKQKMV; encoded by the coding sequence ATGAAAAAACATTTATTATTTTTAGGAGCACCTGGAGCAGGAAAAGGTACTCAGGCGGAATTACTGAGTAAAGCTAATTCTTACTTGCATCTTTCTACAGGTGAATTATTAAGAAAAGAAATTGAAATGGATACTAATCTTGGGAGACAGGTTAAGGATATTATTAATAGTGGCGAACTTGTAAGTGACGAACTTGTTTTAAAAATAGTAAAGCAAAATTTAAATAAGGATAATAAAGGCTGGATTTTAGATGGCTATCCAAGAAATCTATCTCAAGCAAATTCATTGAATAAGGTCTTAATTGAAATAAATCAACCTATAGAAGTAGTTTTTTACTTAGATATTCCAGAAGAAGTTCTAATCAAGCGTTTGCTTTTAAGAGGAAGAAAAGATGACACTGAAGATACTATTAGAACACGAGTTAACATTTATAAAGAAACTACAGAACCGTTGATTCAATATTTTAAAGATCTTTCATTATTAGAGTATATTGATGGTGATCGAGATTTAAAAACCATTTCCTCTGATATCAAACAGAAAATGGTTTGA
- a CDS encoding 50S ribosomal protein L23, producing the protein MSKLFDSRLADVIRKPVITEKATNALDLNQYTFEVDHRAAKPQIKAAVEALFSVKVIGVNTMNPPRRTRRVGKFSGKRSQVKKAIVRLAEGDKIQLFPES; encoded by the coding sequence ATGAGTAAATTATTCGATTCTCGTTTAGCCGATGTAATTAGAAAGCCAGTTATTACTGAGAAAGCTACAAATGCGCTAGATCTTAACCAATATACTTTTGAAGTAGATCATAGAGCGGCAAAACCACAAATAAAGGCAGCTGTTGAAGCCTTATTCAGTGTTAAAGTCATAGGAGTTAACACTATGAATCCCCCGAGGAGAACTAGAAGAGTTGGGAAATTTTCCGGTAAACGTTCTCAGGTCAAGAAGGCAATTGTGCGTCTTGCTGAAGGAGACAAAATCCAACTTTTTCCAGAATCTTAA
- the rpmC gene encoding 50S ribosomal protein L29 has translation MKNSESLKEFKKLNSVQITEKIDQLRKDLFDLRFKQATRQLNETHKFKIIKKQVAQLLTLSKSQSASKTTSD, from the coding sequence ATGAAAAACTCAGAGTCACTTAAGGAATTTAAAAAATTAAATTCTGTACAAATTACTGAAAAGATTGACCAATTACGAAAAGATCTTTTTGATTTGAGATTCAAGCAAGCCACAAGGCAGCTTAATGAAACTCATAAATTTAAAATTATCAAGAAACAAGTTGCGCAATTACTCACTCTCAGTAAGAGTCAATCTGCTTCTAAAACAACTTCTGATTAA
- the rplV gene encoding 50S ribosomal protein L22, translated as MTKTPETTKTAIAHGNYVRGSASKVRRVLDQIRGRSYRDALIMLEFMPYRSTDPITKVLRSAVANAEHNLGMDPSTLVISSAWANSGPVMKRYRPRAQGRAFSIKKQTCHISISVESAPTQTNAEVQN; from the coding sequence ATGACAAAAACACCTGAAACGACAAAAACAGCAATTGCTCATGGGAATTACGTTCGCGGATCAGCCTCTAAAGTGAGAAGAGTTTTGGATCAGATAAGGGGCAGGTCTTATAGAGATGCATTGATTATGTTGGAATTTATGCCTTACAGATCTACAGACCCCATCACTAAAGTTTTAAGATCTGCAGTTGCCAATGCAGAACATAACCTTGGAATGGATCCATCCACCTTAGTTATTTCCTCTGCATGGGCTAATAGTGGTCCAGTAATGAAAAGGTATAGGCCCAGAGCTCAAGGTCGAGCTTTTTCAATTAAAAAACAGACTTGCCATATCAGTATTTCTGTTGAATCTGCTCCTACTCAAACTAATGCGGAGGTACAAAACTAA
- the rpsQ gene encoding 30S ribosomal protein S17, whose amino-acid sequence MALKERIGTVVSDKMDKTVVVAVINRYPHPTYKKIVSRTTRYKAHDPENTCVLGDRVKIRETRPLSAHKRWAIEEILNKTSQAKEVKK is encoded by the coding sequence ATGGCACTTAAAGAAAGAATTGGTACTGTTGTCAGCGACAAAATGGATAAAACAGTTGTTGTTGCTGTAATTAACAGATATCCACATCCCACTTATAAAAAAATTGTAAGTAGAACTACAAGATATAAAGCGCATGATCCAGAAAATACATGTGTTTTAGGTGATCGAGTTAAAATTAGAGAAACTAGACCGCTCAGTGCTCATAAAAGATGGGCAATAGAAGAGATTCTCAATAAAACAAGTCAGGCTAAGGAGGTTAAAAAATGA
- the rpsS gene encoding 30S ribosomal protein S19 — MGRSLKKGPFIADSLLKKVEKQNTDNDKSVIKTWSRSSTILPLMIGHTIAVHNGKTHIPVFITEQMIGHKLGEFAPTRTYRGHIRDKKGAKS; from the coding sequence ATGGGACGTTCACTAAAAAAAGGACCTTTTATAGCAGATAGCTTGCTCAAGAAGGTTGAAAAACAAAATACTGATAATGACAAGTCTGTTATCAAAACTTGGTCGAGATCCTCTACTATTTTACCTTTAATGATTGGTCACACAATTGCTGTACATAATGGCAAGACTCACATTCCAGTATTTATTACTGAACAAATGATTGGTCATAAACTTGGTGAATTTGCTCCTACACGCACTTACCGTGGTCATATTAGAGATAAGAAAGGAGCAAAATCATGA
- the rplX gene encoding 50S ribosomal protein L24, which produces MLDSLKQKKNFQRIKMRIKTGDLVKVINGKDKGKTGEVLKTIPLQNRVVVKGINLRTKHVKPNQEGETGRILTEEASLHASNVMFFSKDKNLTSKIEYFIDKEGVKKRRLKKTGEVID; this is translated from the coding sequence ATGTTGGATTCATTAAAGCAAAAGAAAAATTTCCAGAGAATAAAAATGAGAATCAAAACTGGAGATTTGGTAAAAGTAATTAATGGCAAGGATAAAGGGAAAACTGGTGAAGTTTTAAAAACTATCCCTCTTCAAAATAGGGTAGTTGTAAAGGGTATTAACCTTAGGACCAAACATGTAAAACCAAATCAAGAAGGAGAAACTGGAAGAATACTTACAGAAGAAGCATCTTTACATGCTTCAAATGTAATGTTCTTTTCAAAGGATAAAAATCTTACAAGTAAGATTGAATACTTTATTGATAAAGAGGGGGTTAAGAAAAGAAGATTGAAGAAAACTGGTGAAGTAATTGATTAA
- the rpsE gene encoding 30S ribosomal protein S5, which yields MTDTPTKQEIQSKNDNAPGAMPVEQKKNNRNDKKRNRRGDGKNLERDSDWQERVVQIRRVSKTVKGGKKMSFRAIVVVGNEKGQVGVGVGKAGDVIGAVRKGVSDGKKNLVRVPLTPNNSIPTLSIGRDGAANVLIRPAAPGTGVIAGGSIRTVLELAGIKNVLAKRLGSKTPLNNARAAMVALSQLRTHKSASRERGISLEQLYS from the coding sequence ATGACTGACACTCCGACTAAACAAGAAATCCAATCCAAGAACGATAATGCTCCTGGAGCCATGCCTGTGGAACAAAAAAAGAACAATCGTAATGATAAAAAAAGAAATAGAAGAGGAGATGGAAAAAATCTTGAGAGAGATTCTGATTGGCAAGAAAGGGTTGTTCAAATACGACGTGTTTCTAAAACTGTTAAAGGTGGAAAAAAAATGAGTTTCAGAGCAATTGTTGTAGTTGGTAATGAAAAAGGACAAGTTGGAGTTGGAGTTGGAAAAGCAGGTGATGTTATTGGTGCGGTGAGAAAGGGCGTTTCAGATGGTAAAAAGAATCTTGTTAGGGTTCCCTTAACTCCAAATAATTCAATACCTACTTTATCTATAGGTCGAGATGGTGCAGCAAATGTACTAATTAGACCTGCTGCCCCTGGTACAGGAGTAATTGCTGGTGGTTCAATAAGAACGGTTTTAGAATTGGCAGGCATAAAAAATGTCTTAGCAAAACGATTGGGTAGTAAAACACCTCTAAATAACGCAAGAGCAGCTATGGTAGCTCTTTCACAATTAAGAACACACAAATCTGCCTCAAGGGAGAGAGGGATCTCACTTGAACAACTCTATTCTTGA
- the secY gene encoding preprotein translocase subunit SecY, producing MFINKTRNPSASEILSQLFLNKELRSRVLTTLSLLLLVRLGIYIPMPGIDRVAFKSFIDQGGQLIGFLDIFTGGGISTLGIFALGILPFINASIIIQLLTASLPVLEDLQKNEGEAGRRKIAQITRYVSLGWGFLQSIIFSLILRQYAIQGISETTFVLQTSIALVTGSMLVMWFSEIITEKGIGQGASLVIFLNIVSTLPKALSSTIEKAQTGDRGDVLGIAVLLGVFLLTIVGIIFVQEGARRIPIVSAKRQIGNTTLLPTRQSYLPLKLNAGGVMPIIFASALIFLPITIANVTGNPVLIKLASSLNPGSSNPWPYAFTFFALILGFSYFYASLTINPVDVASNLKKGGVAIPGVRPGSNTANYLSGIQNRLTLLGGLFLGSVAIIPAAVERATNVQTFQGLGATSLLILVGVAIDTAKQIQTYVISQRYEGLINN from the coding sequence ATGTTTATTAACAAAACTAGAAACCCTAGCGCTTCTGAAATACTTTCTCAGTTATTTTTAAATAAAGAGCTAAGGAGTAGGGTTTTAACTACTTTAAGTCTTCTTCTTTTAGTAAGACTTGGTATTTATATTCCCATGCCTGGTATTGATAGGGTTGCTTTTAAGAGTTTTATAGATCAAGGCGGCCAATTAATAGGTTTTTTAGATATATTTACCGGTGGAGGAATTTCAACCTTAGGAATATTCGCATTAGGTATTCTTCCTTTTATCAATGCATCGATTATTATCCAGCTTCTTACAGCTTCATTGCCTGTTCTGGAAGACCTACAAAAGAATGAAGGAGAAGCAGGTAGAAGAAAAATTGCTCAAATAACTAGATATGTTTCATTAGGATGGGGGTTTTTGCAGAGTATTATTTTTTCTTTAATTCTTAGACAATATGCAATTCAGGGCATAAGTGAAACTACATTTGTATTGCAAACCTCAATTGCTCTAGTTACTGGCTCAATGTTAGTGATGTGGTTTAGTGAAATTATTACAGAAAAAGGGATAGGTCAAGGAGCTTCATTAGTAATTTTTTTGAATATTGTTTCAACTCTACCTAAGGCCTTAAGTTCAACAATAGAAAAAGCCCAAACTGGTGATCGGGGAGATGTTTTGGGGATAGCAGTTTTACTTGGAGTGTTTTTATTAACAATTGTTGGGATAATTTTTGTCCAAGAGGGAGCACGGCGTATTCCTATTGTTAGTGCAAAAAGACAAATAGGAAATACAACATTACTTCCTACAAGACAAAGTTATTTACCTTTAAAGTTAAATGCAGGAGGAGTTATGCCTATTATCTTTGCATCTGCTTTAATTTTTTTACCTATAACTATTGCAAATGTTACGGGTAATCCAGTACTAATCAAATTGGCGAGTAGTTTAAATCCCGGATCTTCTAATCCATGGCCCTATGCTTTTACATTCTTTGCATTAATTTTGGGATTTTCCTATTTTTACGCGTCTCTTACAATTAATCCAGTTGATGTGGCTTCAAATCTAAAGAAAGGGGGAGTAGCAATTCCAGGAGTTAGACCAGGAAGTAATACAGCAAATTACCTCTCAGGGATTCAAAATAGGTTGACATTATTAGGAGGATTATTTCTGGGTTCAGTAGCTATTATCCCTGCAGCAGTCGAGAGGGCTACAAATGTTCAGACTTTTCAAGGTTTAGGGGCAACTTCACTACTTATTCTTGTTGGTGTTGCTATTGATACTGCTAAGCAAATTCAAACTTATGTTATTTCTCAAAGGTATGAGGGACTAATTAATAATTAA
- the rpsH gene encoding 30S ribosomal protein S8, with protein sequence MSNHDPISDMLTRIRNASQKKHTTTTIPGSKMSLSIAKVLQKEGFISDINEEGEGYKSQIILGLKYSGKNKFPTIRSMQRVSKPGLRIYKNTRALPKVLGGLGVAIISTSKGVMSDRDARKQGIGGEVLCYVY encoded by the coding sequence ATGTCAAATCACGATCCTATTTCAGATATGCTTACTCGAATTAGAAATGCGAGTCAAAAAAAGCATACAACCACAACTATCCCAGGTTCAAAAATGTCCTTAAGTATCGCAAAAGTGCTTCAGAAAGAGGGGTTTATTTCTGATATTAATGAAGAAGGTGAAGGTTATAAATCACAAATAATACTTGGTCTTAAATATAGTGGTAAGAATAAATTCCCTACTATTCGATCAATGCAAAGAGTAAGTAAACCTGGTTTGAGAATTTATAAAAATACTAGAGCTTTACCAAAAGTTCTTGGGGGCCTTGGAGTTGCCATAATATCAACTTCTAAAGGTGTCATGAGTGATCGCGATGCTAGGAAGCAAGGCATTGGCGGTGAAGTCCTCTGCTATGTTTATTAA